A single region of the Triticum dicoccoides isolate Atlit2015 ecotype Zavitan chromosome 2B, WEW_v2.0, whole genome shotgun sequence genome encodes:
- the LOC119365339 gene encoding protein FAR1-RELATED SEQUENCE 5-like, with product MATTSGGGAAGDPAASSPAPSQPQHPTPRISHIVRTYLDLSSNSKKRRAARKNQLKPGGVETSAAGENKGCGPSGAASLEHSRLLRELGIRVSRYTNEERRDIITRYMQKRSGRQGVNRAAAKVPSRQALAERRRRSAGGQFLGKEDPQTADKPEEKAEEEPELPPEVVANAGGVPIIGMVFESEEKACKYYVSYAGNVGFSVRKGLWDKTAKSGSRSRFYVCSREGFRAKNLPKRPCPETRTGCPARFSIMLTPSGKYRVTEFVQDHNHQLAGPIDIGMLKSQRLLSKVQSGNGNAISIPSRYKNYLRTKSTKDMNAGDFGALTDYFRSMKSDNPSFYYAIQVDENDKAANVFWADARSIFDYHYFSDVICFDMTYKLNDYSRPLALFLGMNHHRQMVIFGAAFLYDETAESFKWLLETFKSAMCGKQPKTILTDRSAALKEALDLAWPGTVHRYCLWQIYQDAAKSLAHVFCISEEFTHDFSHCVFDVEDGQEFVETWNVIMEKYNLKENKLLNELYEGRENWALPYGRQIFSGDIKSMVRAETLGIRMKEYLGCEKELSPFLKFFESSVEKRRQEEIQADYQASQREPRTPLPLLWQAANLYTPINFELFRKEYEECMDCMVYGCGEFGSLSEYMITVKNRTKEQLVRFDSSDGTVACTCKKFETAGILCCHILKVYELKNVKEIPPQYLLKRWSKDAKLGTVHEIDGFSFDSHIGSCVPERYAALCRLFYKIASKAAANVETFSMVASQSDQLNEGIERTLQSTLAAKSSIVHSIKDQLTRMAQNDYPLGNSSEAQKSTGKKMSEVTHRGNCQETNKRQKQRRGHSGEAAAGPREREVNVTDQFLPDQLMQGHYVLGHNFGISTSQNIRDDLNQFGQASAVPILQQQPFPGNGPLTETQAYTGDMHALQFIETNPQIDHENGEEGQSSIPVWDFL from the exons ATGGCTACCACCTCCGGCGGCGGGGCCGCCGGCGACCCCGCTGCGTCCTCACCAGCGCCGAGCCAACCACAGCATCCGACACCCCGCATCTCTCACATCGTCCGCACCTACCTCGACCTCTCCTCCAATTCCAAGAAGCGCCGCGCCGCCCGTAAGAACCAGCTCAAGCCCGGCGGCGTAGAGACTTCCGCCGCCGGAGAAAACAAGGGATGCGGCCCCTCTGGGGCCGCCTCGTTGGAGCATTCGCGGCTGCTCCGGGAGCTGGGCATCCGGGTCTCCCGCTACACGAACGAGGAGCGCCGCGATATCATCACCCGCTACATGCAGAAGCGGAGCGGCCGCCAGGGCGTTAACCGCGCCGCCGCTAAG GTCCCGTCGAGGCAAGCCCTGGCGGAGCGGCGCCGGAGGAGTGCCGGAGGGCAGTTCCTCGGCAAGGAGGACCCGCAG ACTGCAGATAAACCTGAAGAGAAGGCAGAAGAAGAGCCAGAATTGCCACCAGAAGTTGTTGCGAACGCTGGAGGAGTGCCCATAATTGGAATGGTCTTCGAGAGTGAAGAGAAAGCATGCAAGTATTATGTTAGTTATGCAGGAAATGTGGGATTTAGTGTCCGAAAAGGATTGTGGGATAAAACAGCAAAAAGTGGCAGTAGATCAAGGTTTTATGTCTGTTCCAGAGAGGGCTTTCGCGCAAAGAATTTGCCCAAGAGACCTTGCCCGGAGACGAGGACGGGTTGCCCTGCACGATTTTCTATCATGTTAACGCCCAGTGGAAAATACCGAGTGACAGAATTTGTGCAGGATCATAATCATCAGCTTGCTGGTCCAATTGATATTGGAATGCTGAAGTCGCAAAGATTATTGTCCAAGGTTCAATCTGGAAATGGAAATGCCATAAGCATTCCTTCAAGGTACAAGAATTATCTTCGGACCAAGTCTACAAAAGATATGAACGCAGGGGATTTTGGAGCTCTTACAGATTATTTTCGAAGTATGAAGAGTGATAATCCATCTTTTTACTATGCCATCCAGGTGGATGAAAATGACAAAGCTGCCAATGTCTTCTGGGCTGATGCAAGATCAATCTTCGACTATCATTATTTCAGTGATGTGATCTGCTTTGATATGACCTACAAACTGAATGACTACAGCAGGCCACTAGCTTTGTTTTTGGGTATGAACCATCATAGGCAAATGGTCATATTTGGTGCTGCTTTCCTGTATGATGAAACGGCTGAATCTTTCAAGTGGCTTCTTGAGACCTTTAAGAGTGCCATGTGTGGGAAACAGCCAAAGACAATTTTGACAGATCGATCTGCTGCTTTGAAGGAAGCGCTAGACCTCGCTTGGCCTGGTACAGTTCACCGTTATTGCTTGTGGCAAATATACCAGGATGCAGCTAAGTCCTTGGCGCATGTTTTCTGTATTTCAGAAGAATTCACGCATGATTTTAGCCATTGTGTATTTGATGTCGAGGATGGCCAAGAGTTTGTTGAGACATGGAATGTGATAATGGAGAAATACAACCTTAAAGAAAACAAATTGTTAAATGAGCTTTACGAAGGCAGAGAAAATTGGGCCTTGCCATACGGCCGACAAATATTCTCTGGGGACATTAAAAGCATGGTACGAGCagaaaccttaggcataaggatgaAAGAATACTTGGGTTGTGAGAAAGAGCTGTCTCCTTTTTTGAAGTTTTTTGAAAGTTCAGTTGAGAAGAGGAGACAGGAAGAGATACAAGCTGATTACCAAGCCAGCCAAAGGGAACCAAGAACACCTCTGCCACTGCTCTGGCAGGCTGCAAACTTGTATACACCAATAAATTTTGAGTTATTTAGGAAAGAGTATGAAGAGTGCATGGACTGTATGGTTTACGGTTGCGGCGAGTTCGGCTCTCTTTCAGAGTATATGATTACTGTTAAAAACAGAACGAAAGAACAACTTGTGCGGTTTGATTCATCAGATGGCACGGTTGCATGCACTTGTAAAAAATTTGAAACTGCTGGAATTTTATGCTGCCATATATTAAAGGTATATGAACTGAAGAATGTTAAAGAGATCCCCCCACAGTATCTTCTTAAGAGATGGAGTAAAGATGCAAAGTTGGGGACCGTTCATGAAATCGATGGGTTTAGTTTTGACAGTCATATAGGATCTTGTGTTCCAGAGCGTTATGCAGCTCTTTGTCGTTTGTTCTATAAGATTGCTTCTAAGGCTGCAGCGAACGTAGAGACATTTTCAATGGTCGCAAGCCAGTCGGATCAACTTAATGAAGGAATTGAACGAACTTTGCAATCAACATTAGCTGCTAAGTCATCTATTGTCCATTCCATCAAGGATCAGTTAACTCGTATGGCTCAAAATGATTATCCCCTTGGTAATAGCAGTGAGGCTCAGAAATCTACCGGAAAGAAGATGAGTGAAGTTACTCATCGTGGAAATTGTCAGGAAACCAATAAAAGGCAGAAACAAAGAAGAG GGCATTCTGGCGAAGCAGCTGCAGGACCAAGGGAAAGGGAAGTGAATGTTACGGATCAGTTCCTACCAGATCAACTAATGCAG GGACATTATGTACTTGGCCATAACTTTGGTATTAGTACCTCACAGAACATTCGTGACGATTTGAACCAATTTGGTCAG GCTTCTGCAGTTCCAATCCTGCAACAGCAGCCATTCCCTGGGAATGGTCCACTAACCGAAACCCAA GCCTATACTGGTGACATGCACGCATTGCAGTTCATCGAGACGAATCCCCAGATCGACCATGAGAATGGAGAGGAGGGTCAGTCGTCGATACCGGTGTGGGATTTTCTATGA